Part of the Sphingopyxis sp. 113P3 genome, CGGCGACACGGGCTTTCGCGCCGTAGCCCGCAGCAGCGGCGTCGTCGTAAATATTGCCGAGAAAACGGGGGTTAGCCAAATGTTCGCCTGGTTTCAGCGCCTGCTTCCCAAGCAGGGCAATTTCTTCGATCTTTTCGAAAGCCATGCAGCGACGCTCGCGGCGGGGGCGGAGGCGCTCGCACGGTTGCTGCAGGGCGGCGAGGGCATGGCAGACCATATCCAGGAGATCGTCGAGCGTGAACATGACGCCGACGCGATCACGCGCGAGGTGCTGCAGACCGTGCGCCGCACCTTCCTCACCCCGTTCGACCGCAGCGCGATCACCGACCTGATCGCCTCCATGGACGACGCGATCGACGAGATGCAGAAAACCGCGGGCGCAGTCGATCTTTACGATGTGCGCGAATTCTACCCCGAGATGCGCGACATTGCGGGGATCATCGTCGACGCTGCGCGGCTGACCGTCGAAGCACTGCCGCTGCTCCGCAATATTTCGGCGAACGGCGCGCGCCTCCACGAACTTACCGAACGACTGGTGCGCATGGAGGGTCATGCCGACGAGATCCACGCCGCCGGATTGAAGCGCCTGTTCCGCGAACATGGCGAGACGAATACGGTCCATTTCATGATCGCACGCGAACTCTACAGCCACCTCGAGCGCGTCGTGGACCGGTTCGAGGACGTCGCGAACGAAATCGACGGCCTGGTCATCGATCACGCCTAAGGCGGGGCGCTTACCATGCACGAACTGGCATTTCCCCTTCTCGCTGGCCTCGTCGTGCTGGCGTTGGCGTTCGACTTCCTCAATGGACTGCACGACGCGGCGAACAGCATCGCGACGGTCGTTGCGACGCGGCTGCTGCGGCCGGTCCAGGCAGTGCTGTTCGCGGCTTTCTTCAATTTCGCCGCCTATTTCCTCAGTCTCGCATTCCCTGCGCTGCACAAGGTCGCCGAGACCATTGGTGCTGGACTGATCGACAAGGATCTGGTGACCCCTGCGGTCGTGTTTGGCGCGCTGGTCGGCGCGATGTTCTGGAACATAGTCACCTGGCTGAAGGGCATTCCCTCATCTTCGAGCCACGCGCTGGTCGGCGGCGTGGTCGGCGCGGGCGTCGCGCACGCGGGGTTCGAGGGCATCCAGTGGGCGGGGCTGAACAAGACCGTCATTGCGATCTTCCTGTCGCCCATGCTGGGGATGCTGCTGTCGATGCTGGTCATGCTGGCCAGCAGTTGGGCGCTGCGGGGCGTGACCGCGAAATTCGCCGAGCGCAGCTTTCGGACGCTGCACCTTTTCTCCTCGGCCGCCTACTCGCTCAGCCACGGGCTCAACGATGCGCAGAAAACGATGGGGATCATCGCGGTACTTCTTTATTCGACCGGCTATATGACGGGCGAATTCCATGTGCCGCATTGGGTCGCCTTTTGCTGCTACATCGCGATCGCCTTCGGCACGCTGTCGGGCGGATGGAAGATCATCGAGACGATGGGGGGACGCATCACGAAGCTGTCGCACCATCAGGGCTTCGCTGCGTCGACCGGTGGCTCGATCATGGTATTCACCGCGAGCTTGCTCGGTATTCCCGTCTCGACGACGCATACGATCACCGGCAGCATCATCGGCGCGGGCGTCGCGCGGCGCGCAAGCGCGGTGCGCTGGGGCGTCGCGGGGAACGTCGTCGCGGCCTGGTTCATCACCATTCCCGCAAGTGCAGTCGTCGCCGCGCTCTTCTACTCGTTGACGCGCCTTTTCTGACGGGCAGGCGCTTTACGCCGCGATCACCCCGAACAGATCATGCTCATCGGCGTCCTCGATCTCGACGTCGACGATATCGCCGGCCTTCAGCGTCTCTGCAACGTCGCGAAGGTAGACATGGCCGTCGATCTCCGGCGCATCGGCCTGGCTGCGGCCGGTGGCGCCGATACTGCCATCTTCGTCAGCCTCGCCTACCTCGTCGATGATCACGGGCAGGGTCCGGCCGATCTTGGCCTGGAGCTTGGCGGCGCTGATCGCGGCGGTCTTTTCCATGATGCGCTGATAGCGCTCTTCCTTGACCGCCTCAGGTACCGGGTCGGGCAGGGCGTTCGCCTGTGCGCCCGCGACCGGCTCGAAGCGGAAGGCGCCGACTCGGTCGAGCTGCGCTTCGTCGAGCCAATCGAGAAGATATTGGAAATCCTCCTCGGTCTCTCCGGGGAAGCCCACGACGAAGCTCGAGCGGATCGCGAGGTCGGGGGCGATGGCGCGCCAGCTTTTCAACCGTTCAAGCACCTTGGCTTCATTGGCAGGGCGCTTCATTGCCTTCAGCACCCGGGGGCTCGCGTGCTGGAACGGGATATCGAGGTAGGGGGTGAGCAGGCCCTCGGCCATCAGCGGGATCACTGCTTCGACGTGGGGGTAGGGGTAGACATAGTGGAGGCGAACCCAAGGGGCACGGCCTTCCGACGTCCGGAGCTCTCCAAGGTGCCGCGCAAGATCGGTCATGTGGGCGCGAACCTCGGCGCCGTGCCACTGGCGGCTTTCGTGCTTTAAGTCGACGCCATAAGCCGAGGTGTCCTGGCTGATGACCAAGAGTTCGCGCGTTCCGGCCGCCACAAGCTTTTCAGCCTCGCGCAGCACCGCATCGACGCGGCGCGACACCAGCTTTCCACGAAGATCGGGGATGATGCAGAAGGCGCAGCTGTGGTTGCAGCCCTCGCTGATTTTCAGATAGCTGTAATGCCGGGGCGTGAGCTTAAGTCCGCCCTCGGGCACCAGATCGACGAAGGGGCCCTGCGTCGGCGGCGCGGCTTCGTGAACTGCATCAACGACCTGCTCATATTGATGCGCGCCGGTGACCGCGAGCACCTTCGGGAAGCGCGCACGGATCGCCTCGGCCTCATTGCCCATGCAGCCGGTAACGATGACGCGGCCATTCTCTGCCATCGCCTCGCCGATCGCCTCGAGGCTTTCTTCCTTCGCCGAATCGAGGAAGCCGCAGGTATTGACCAGCACGACGTCGGCGCCGGCATAGTCGGGCGAAAGGCCGTAACCATCGGAGCGCAGCTTGGTCAAAATGCGTTCGCTGTCGACCAGCGCCTTCGGGCAGCCGAGCGACACCATGCCGACTTTCGGCTGGGCGGGAAGAGTCTTGGTTGTCATGATTGGGCGCGCCCTTAGTCGATTTTGCAGCGCTTGTCACGCACGGCGCGCGGCGGCATGCAGGAGCGGAGATCTACGAAAGAGAGGGTTAGACACGATGCTGGGCATGTTGGCAGCAATTTCCGCGGCGCTGGCCGTGGCGGCGGGGGCCTTTGGTGCGCATGGTGCCTCGGGCGAACAGGAGGCCGACTGGCTGCGCACCGGCGGTCTCTATCAGTTGCTTCACGCGGTTGCGGTGCTCGCGATCATGGCCAATGCGCGCGGACCGGCGATCGTGCTGCTTGCCGGCTCCGCACTGTTCGCTGCCACCCTCTATGTGATGGCGCTCGGCGGGCCGCGGTGGCTGGGGGCCGTCACGCCGGTGGGAGGCGCGCTGCTGATTGCCGGATGGCTCTGGGCTGCCTGGCTGTTCTGGCAGGACTAGCGCCGGGATTTCAGGGCGTAGCCTCGCGGGGGGTGCAGCGCACGACTTCGACGACATGGTCGCCCGCCTGGAGCCGCTTTGCCTCGTCTTCCCAAAAGCCATAGGGTTTGCCGTCGCGGTAGATGCGAAGACCGCGGCCGCCGGTGACAAGCTGCTCGAGGCTGCGTCCGACCTCTTCGTCGCTGACTGGCCGCTCAACGAGCTGAACGCGCCCCGCGATGCCCGCGAGGTCGGCCATATAGTCGGCCACATGCGCCCCCTCGGCCGATCCGGCGAGCAGCAGGCCGGTAAAGCTGACCGGGTTGATGACGTTATTTGCGCCCGCCTGGCGTGCCAGCAGCTCATTGTCCTGTGCGCGAATCACGACACTGATCGGGACATTCGGCGAGAGATGCCGGACCGTGAGGACTATGAGGATCGACGTGTCGTCGCGGCCCGCGGACACGAGCACCGAGCGCGCCTGTGCAATGCGGATATGGATCAGTGTATCGTCGTTCGAGGCGTCGCCCTCGAGCACGTTGCAGCCCAGATGCTCGGCGGCATTGATCCGCCCGCGCGCCTGGTCGATGACGACGATCCTCGCGGGGTCGGTTCCGCGCGCGATGAGTTCCTTGACCGCTTCGCTGCCGCTGACGCCGAAGCCGAGGACGACGATATGGTCGGTGAGCTTTGCCTGGATGCGGGCCATGCGCCATTTTTCCCATGTGCGTTTGAGGACGAATTGATAGGCGGTGCCGATGAAGATGAAGAGCACGGCGATGCGGATCGGCGTCACGATCACAGCTTCCATCAGCCGCGAACGGTCGGACACGGGGGTGATATCCCCAAAACCTGTCGTCGTCACCGAGATCATCGTGAAATAGACGACGTCAAGGAAGCTGACATCACCGTCGTAAAGGTCCTGAAGCCCCTCGCGGTCGCTCCAGTGGACGAGAACGACGATGCCGATCAGCAAAAAGGCGACGCCGAGCCGCGTCGCGAGGTCGGCCCACACTGGCCAGCGCGTCGCGCGGCGCAGCACATCGAATTGCCGCTGGACGCTTTTGCTCAATCGCCTTGCCATCGCGCGCCATGGTGGGGGCAGTCGCTTCGCCGGGTCAACTGCTTTCGATCGACGAGGAGAAATGATCCTCGCCGCTGCGGCGCAAGGTGCCCACGGCCAGGGCCCGCGGTGGGTCCAGGCCTGTCAGCACTTCTCTCGCCCCTCCAGCGCCTTTTGCGGGTCCGGCCTATGGGCGACACGGGGAATATGGGGGGCGCCCCTGGCCGGCGACCCCGCCCCTGACCCTAACTTTCATACGCGCTGCGCAACGCGGCGAGCGAGGCGTCGTGGGTGAGGTCGAGCTGGAGCGGCGTCACCGAGACATAGCCATCGTCGATCGCCTCAAGATCGCTGTCGTGCCCCAGCGAATGTTCGATGCCGTGGAGGCCGAACCAGTAGTAGGTGTAGCCGCGCGGGTCGGTGCCCTCGACGATCGAGCCGCGGCCGTAATCGTGGAAGCCCTGCCGCGTTACACGGATGCCGCGCACCGCGTCGGCGGGGAGGGCGGGGAAGTTGATGTTGATGAGGGTGCGCGGGGTCATGGGCGCCTTGAGCAACGGCGCGAGCACCTTCGCGCCCCATGCTTCTGCCGCGCCGAACGGCACCGTGTCGCCCATGCCCTCGCGCGCATAAACCTGGCTCAAGGCAATGGCGGGAATCCCTGCAAGTGCGCCCTCGATCGCCGCCGAGACTGTGCCCGAGTAAGTGACATCGTCACCGAGGTTGGCGCCGCGGTTGACGCCGGAGAGGACGAGGTCGGGGCGTTCGGGCATCAGTTTGCCGATCGCGATCATCACCGAATCGGTGGGGGTGCCGGTGCACGACCAGCGCCGCTCGCCATGTTGGCGAACGCGCACAGGCTGCGAGAGCGTGAGCGAATGGCCCGCGCCCGACTGTTCCTCGGCAGGTGCGCAGACCCAGATATCGTCGCTGAGCTGGCGTGCGATCGCTTCGAGCACCGCGAAACCGGGGGCGTGATAACCGTCGTCGTTGGTGAGAAGGATGCGCACGATAGTCTCTTTCTTGTCTTATGACTTTTCTGGCGGTTGTGGGCATTAAGGGCTGCCCGATCCGGGGTGGCCACCCCGGATCGGGCGGAAGGGGATGGATCGAAGTTGTCTCGGTCGTGGAGGACCGTCGATTAGTGTGATCACCCCTTTCTTTTCCACCAGACCTGGACGGAAACCAGGGCTTCGGGCCCGGATGACAAGAGTAGGACAGCGGAAAAGATGGACAATCCCATACCCCAAACCATCGGCATCGACATCTCAAAAGCGACCCTTGATGTATATGCCCATCCTGCAGGCTGCGAGCGGCAATTCACCAATACCGCCAAAGGCCACAGGGAGCTGATAGATTGGCTCGGGCAATGGCAGATCGATCGGATCGCCTATGAGGCTACTGGCGCATACCACCGACAGCTCGAGCAGGCTTTATCGGACCTGCCATGCGTCAAGCTCAACCCGGCTCGCGCACGGCGGTTCGCCCAAGCGATAGGCACTCTCGCCAAGACGGATAAGATTGATGCGGTGATTCTGGCCCGTATGGCGACGACGCTCCAGCCTCCCGTACGCCCGGCAAATACGCCCAAGCAAGCCAAGCTCGCCGAATTGATCAGCGCTCGCGATGGCTTGGTCCGTGATAAGATCGCGCTTCAAAATCAAGCGAAGAACCTGACGCTACCTCTCCTCAAGCGTCAGCACAAAAAGCGCCTGGATCAGATTGAGCAGCATATCAAACAGGTCGATGTCGAGCTTGCGACGATCATTGCTGCTGACGCAGAGTTGGCGCGGCGGCACGAAATCATCTCCAGTATTGCCGGGGTAGGCACACGTACCGCCGACCAGTTGGTCGCAACCATGCCAGAGCTAGGAGCACTGGATCCTAAACAAGTCGCTTCCCTTGCAGGCCTGGCTCCCGTCGCCCGTCAATCGGGGCAATGGAAAGGGCGCAGTTTTATTCAAGGGGGACGGGCCAATGTAAGACGTGCGCTTTACATGCCGGCCCTCGTTGCCGCCCGCTACAATCCAGATCTCAAAGCAAAATATCAAAGCCTCATCGCGTCCGGAAAACCGGCAAAGGTCGCTGTGGTCACACTTATGCGCAAGCTCATCGTCATGGTCAACGCGCTGATTAAAGCCGACCGCCTATGGGTTGAAAAACGGGCTTGATCACAACGGAAACTATTCGCTGTGGGCCGCCCCGCTCTCCTCGAACTTGCCCCGCTTATCACACGGTTGAGCCAAAGCAGGCGGTAGGGGTCAGGGCGTCAGCCGCGTAATCCCGCCCATATAGGGGAGAAGCGCCTCGGGAATGTCGACGCTGCCGTCGGCTTGCTGGTAGTTTTCGAGGATCGCGACGAGGGTGCGCCCAACGGCGAGTCCCGAGCCATTGAGCGTATGGACGAACTCGGTGCCCTTGGCGCCCTCGCGGCGGAAGCGAGCGTTCATGCGCCGCGCTTGAAAATCGCCGCAGTTCGAGCAGCTTGAAATCTCGCGGTAGCTGTTCTGTCCCGGCAGCCACACTTCAAGATCGTAGGTCTTGCGCGCAGCAAAGCCCATGTCGCCCGCGCAAAGCAGCATCTTGCGATAGGGAAGTTCGAGCGCCTCAAGGATCGCCTCGGCCGCCCGGGTCTTGCGCTCAAGTTCGGCGTCGCTGTCCTCGGGGCGGACGATGGAGACCAGTTCGACCTTCCAGAACTGATGCTGGCGGATATAGCCCCGCGTGTCGCGGCCTGCGGCCCCGGCCTCCGACCGGAAGCAGGGGGTGAGGCCGGTCATGCGAATCGGCAAATCGGTTTCCGCCAATATTTCCTCGCGCACCGCATTGGTGAGACTCATCTCGGAGGTCGAGATCAGCCACATTCCATTGGTGGTCTGGAACAGGTCCTCGCGGAACTTGGGGAGCTGCGCAGTCCCGAACGCTGCGTCGTCGCGGACGAGAAGCGGGGTCGCGCACTCGCTGTAGCCTGCCTCGTTGGTCTGCTTGTCGAGCATGAACTGGCCGAGCGCGCGTTCGAGCCTTGCCATCGGACCTTTGAGAAAGGCGAAGCGGGCTCCCGACATTTTTGCAGCGGTTTCGAAGTCGAGCCCGAGCGCGGGGGCAAAATCGGCATGTTCCCTGGGCTGAAAGTCGAAGCTCCGCGGTGTGCCCCAGCGCGAAATCTCGACATTGCTTTCCTCATCCTCCCCTTGGGGCACGTCGGGCGCAGGCAGGTTGGGGAGCGCGGCCAGGCTATCCTGCAGCGCGGCGAGCTGCTCGCGCTCGGCGGCTTCCTGTTCAGGAAGCCGCTGTTTGAGGGCTGCGACTTCGGCCTTCAGCGCCTCGGCGCTCTTCTTGTCGCCCTTCGCCATCGCCTGACCAATCGCCTTTGATGCTTCATTGCGCCGTGCAAGCGCGGCCTGCATTTCGGTCTGCAGCGCGCGGAGCGAGGCATCGGCGGCCAGAATTTCGGTAGACAAAGGGCCGAGCCCGCGGCGGGCGAGGCCGGCGTCGAACGCTTCGGGGTTTTCCCGGATCAGGCGGATATCGTGCATGGCCGCGCTATGGCGGTGCGGGGCGGACGGTGCAAGCGCGACGTTGCTGTTCCGCGCTCGCTGAGCGGTGGAAGCTCGCAGCGCGAAACGCCGAGCGATGGGCGATGACAATGGGGCGGCGCCTCTCTGCCCCGCGGGCGGCATTGGGCCCTCTGCTTCAGCGCGTCGCGGCCGCGAGGATCAAGCCAGAGGCATGAAAAAAGGGCCGCTCCGTAGAGCGACCCTCGATTGACGGCCCCATGCCCCCCACCGGGCCGTCAGCACATCTTATGCGGCCTTGCTTTTCGCGCTGTTGCGGTTCGCCGTGCGGCGGCGCACGACGAGCGCGGCAGCGGCGGCGCCGAAGAGGAGCATCATCGGCGGAGCGGGCACCGGGGTCGGATCGCCCGACGAGCCGCCGCTGCTGCCGCCCGAGCTCGACGACGAGGATGAGGAAGACGAGGAACTCGAAGACGAGCTGCTGCTCGACGACGAGGACGAGCTGCTCGTGCTCGCACCGAAGCTGCTGCTGCCGCCAGTTGCACCCGACGAGGTCGAGCTCGACGATGAAGACGACGACGAAGATGAGGAGCTCGAGGAGGAACTGCTGCTCGACCCGCCCGAGGAGGATGACGAGCCGCCGTGGGACGAGCTGCCGCCGTGCGACGAGGAGCCGCCGTGCGAAGAGCTGCCGCCCCAGCTCGAGCTTCCACCCCAGCTTGAGCTACCGTGGCCGTGCGAGCTGCTGCCGCCCGATGAAGAGGAACTCGACGAGGACGAGGAGGAAGAGGACGAGCTCGACGACGAGCTGCTGCTCGACGACGAAGAGGTCGAAACGCCCCCCGTTGAGGTGCTGACCCCGCCCGTCGAGGTCGAAACGCCACCCGTCGAGGTCGAAACGCCCCCGGTGGAGGTGCTGACCCCGCCGGTGGATGTGCTCACGCCCCCCGTGGAAGTCGAGACGCCGCCCGTGGACGTCGATGTGCTGACCCCGCCAGTCGAGGTGGAGACGCCGCCCGAGGTACTGCTCGTCGATGTGCTGACGCCGCCGGTGGTTGTCGAGGTGACGACGACGCTTCCGCTGCTTCCCCCGCTGCTGCCTCCGAAGAAGCCCCCGAAGAAGCCGCCGCCGAATCCGCCGCCAAAGCCGCCGCCAATCACCGTGACTCCGGCGCCGCCGCCACCTTCGAAACCACCGCTGGGTGGGAAGGGCGCATAGGGGATGGGCGGCAGCGGGATCGTTTGGGTGACGACCTGTGTCTGCGGGGTCGCGGTGCGGATCACGCGCTTCGTGGTGACGACGCGGCGGACTCGCTTGACCTTGCGCTTCGCCGCGTGGCGCTTGCGCACGACCTTCTTGGTGCAGGGCTGGCACGAGGGCGCTTTCGAGTAGGCAGCGGCCGGTACATCTGCGACCTGCATCGCGCCGCTGCCGATAATCGCGCCGCCGCACGTGCAGGCGCAAAGCTTGGCGAGAGCCATTCGGACAGACATAGGTTTCTCTCTTTTCTCGTTGCTAGGCGGCGCGACACCCCATCGCGGCACCTGCTTGCCCTTCGGCTAGCGGCAAAAGGCCAAAGCTTTGTGAACGCGACAATTGCGTTAACCGCGTTTGATTGTCCGAGAGCGGGAATTGGAGAGCGGAATCAACCTGAATGATCCCTTGTGTCCCGAAACGGAACGGAAAGACCCGAATTTCGGCCAATGGTTAACCGTGGCCGCTTGGGAAGCCCGAGAAATCACATTGTCCGAAGGGGGCGGGGGCCGGCGAGAATCGGTCCCGCGGTTCAGCCGTGCTTCAGCCCCATCTTCTATCAGCAGCTTAGGCGCTTGTATCGCAACCGGTGGCTCGGTATAGGCGCGGCGCAATCCCTCGGACCGTCACACGGCGGCCAGGCGAGAGGAAAGGACGCGAAAAGCCGCTATGCCAACCCAGATTGCCGATGTTGGTGCCGACGCGCTTCGCCAAGCCAAATCCAATCTCGATTCGGACTATATTCCCAGCGAAGACGAGCCGTTCATGAATGAGCGGCAGCAGGAATATTTTCGCGGCCTGCTGCTCGCTTGGAAAAAGTCGATCCTGTCCGAAGCCGAATCGACGCTGGCGCACTTGCAGGATGGCCCCTTGCGCGAACCCGACCTTGCCGACCGCGCCTCCAGCGAGACCGACTGGGCGATCGAGCTTCGCACGCGCGATCGCCAGCGCAAGCTGATCGCTAAGATCGACGCTGCGATTCGCCGCATCGATGAAGGCGAATATGGCTATTGCGCGGTAACCGGGGAGCCTATCTCTCTCGCGCGGCTGCAGGCACGGCCGATTGCGACGATGACGCTTGAGGCGCAAGAGAGGCACGAGCGCAACGAGCGTATCTCGCGCGAAGACTGACCGCCGTCTCGGCCCATTTACGTTTCTGCAAGGGCTCGCTTTTAGGGTCGCCCTCTCGAAACTTTGGGTGCGGGAATGGGGCGCATGGAATCGCGGATACCGGAAACACTCGACGAACAGGTGGCTGCGCTGTCGCGCAGCTCCGATCGCGACAGCCTGTTTCTCCAGGCGAACCTCGTCCTTCCTGGGGTCGAGGGTCCTGTGACGGTACGCGTGCGCAATCTGTCCGTCGGCGGTATGCTCGCCGAAGGCCCTGCCAAGGTAACGCAGGGCGGCACCGTCGAGGTTGAACTTCGCAATGTCGGCATGGTGCCCGGACGCATCGTATGGGTCGGCGAGGGTAAATTCGGCATCGCCTTCGACCGCCCGGTCAATCCGCAGGCGGTGCGCCGTCAGGTGGTTTCGAAACCCGATCTTCCGCCGCATCTGCAGCGATTGGGGCTCAATCGGGGCCCCGTCTACCGCCGGCGCTGACGCTATCCGCGAAAGGGAAGCGCCAGCGGAGGCGGCAGGGACGCGCGCCGGTCAGTTGACCGCGAGCATCTCTTCTTTGATTTTAAGCTTCTGCTTTTTCATCTGCGCCAGCAGGGCCGCATCGGGGGCGGGGCGCCGTTCTTCATTCGCAATTCTCGCATCGAGGTCCGCGTGACGGGACTTCAGGGCGGAAAGGTGCGAAATGCTCATTTGCCATTCTCCTTTTCGACTCGATTGGCGCTCATGAGTAAATCATGAATTGCGGCGAATGTCGTGGCGATTCGCTCATCCGGTCCCCGTTGCGGATGGGCCGTGATCGTGGCAGGAGGAGGGGCGTGAACCCCGAAGACATCGCCCAGCGCCTTGAACTGCTCCGCGTCGAGCACCGCGACCTCGATGCTGCGATTATCGCACTCAGCGAAGGCCCGGTCCCCGACCAGCTCCAGCTCGCCCGGCTCAAGAAAAAGAAGCTGCGCTTGCGCGACGAGATCGCGTGGTGCGAGGACCAGATCATCCCCGACATCATCGCCTGACCGACGCGAATTCAAAACGGGACGCGTTGTCCCTCACAAAAATGGTTAGCGGCGTTGCGATCTGGCGCGTGCCCGTGCCATCGTCCCCGCATGACCAGAGGGGGCTCCGATCATCTGCCAGCCACATCGCCCGTGCAGCGCGCGCAAGTGGAAAATCTCTATGTCGAGGCGATGCTGCTTGCCGATGAGGCGCATTCGGCCTTTTCGGCCGCGCGTGATTTCGGCGCCGGGCGCAGCGACAGCCTGCTTCAGCTGAGCCTCGCCTGCGAATCGCTGAAGACCACGACGCGGCTGATGCACATCATCGCCTGGCTGCTTCACCGCCGCGCGATGATCGCGGGCGATGCGGGCGCGGGCCCGCACGACAGCGCCGCGCGCATCGGCGAACCGATCCCTGCCGACTGGGCGGTGTGCGCGGCCTTCGAACCGAATATTGGCCGGATTATTGCAGCAAGCGAGCGCCTCTTCGAGCGTATCGCGGGACTTGAGGCAGGCTGGAACGCTGCCGAACCCGCCCAGCCGGTGCAGGCGATGCTCCAGCAGCTCGCGGCGCGCCTTTAAGAAGCGCGGCGCTTATCCTTCACTGTGGGGCGGCGGTGGGAGTGCAGCGCCCCCTGGCAGATGCCCGATCAGGCACGCCCCTATGCTTGCCGTTCCTGCGCCAGCGCTTTGAAGCCGACCATGTCGCGGCTGCGGTGTCGGCAGGATTGCCTTCCATGCTGGCGCTGCCGCAGCGCCGTACCTATGTGTGCTCGTGATGACCAATCGGGACCGACAAATCATCGTGATCGCGGCGCTGAAGGCAAAGCCGCTGTTGGCCGGGCAGGCGCTGAGCGCGCTCGTCTTTTTCGCCATCGCTGCCAGGGAGGCGATCCCGGTTGCAGCTGACGGTGCGGCGGCGATGTTCCGCGCTGTGCTCTTCGGCGAGATAGCGGCAAGCGCGGCGATGCTTGCGGCCTTGCTTGTCTTCTGGACCTGCCTGCAGCTCTGGCGCCATCGCGAGGCGTGGATCTTTCATGACGGCGTACGGCTCTATCGCGCCTCTGGCCTGTCGTGGCCGCTCGAGGCAATTCGCGATGTGGTGATCGAACGCAGCAGTCTTGGTTACTCGTCGCTACGGCTGGTTGTCGACGACGACAGCGAGACGACGCGCGAGTTGGTGATGCTGCCCCTGCTTGACGGCACACCCGAGGCGGTGCGCGGCGGCGTGCTGTTCGCCGCGGCCCGCGTGGGCGCGGTGCCGAGCGGGGTTATGGTGAACTAATCCGACCCGGCGTTCGCGCTGCCACTGGGACCC contains:
- the rimO gene encoding 30S ribosomal protein S12 methylthiotransferase RimO, encoding MTTKTLPAQPKVGMVSLGCPKALVDSERILTKLRSDGYGLSPDYAGADVVLVNTCGFLDSAKEESLEAIGEAMAENGRVIVTGCMGNEAEAIRARFPKVLAVTGAHQYEQVVDAVHEAAPPTQGPFVDLVPEGGLKLTPRHYSYLKISEGCNHSCAFCIIPDLRGKLVSRRVDAVLREAEKLVAAGTRELLVISQDTSAYGVDLKHESRQWHGAEVRAHMTDLARHLGELRTSEGRAPWVRLHYVYPYPHVEAVIPLMAEGLLTPYLDIPFQHASPRVLKAMKRPANEAKVLERLKSWRAIAPDLAIRSSFVVGFPGETEEDFQYLLDWLDEAQLDRVGAFRFEPVAGAQANALPDPVPEAVKEERYQRIMEKTAAISAAKLQAKIGRTLPVIIDEVGEADEDGSIGATGRSQADAPEIDGHVYLRDVAETLKAGDIVDVEIEDADEHDLFGVIAA
- the serS gene encoding serine--tRNA ligase, translated to MHDIRLIRENPEAFDAGLARRGLGPLSTEILAADASLRALQTEMQAALARRNEASKAIGQAMAKGDKKSAEALKAEVAALKQRLPEQEAAEREQLAALQDSLAALPNLPAPDVPQGEDEESNVEISRWGTPRSFDFQPREHADFAPALGLDFETAAKMSGARFAFLKGPMARLERALGQFMLDKQTNEAGYSECATPLLVRDDAAFGTAQLPKFREDLFQTTNGMWLISTSEMSLTNAVREEILAETDLPIRMTGLTPCFRSEAGAAGRDTRGYIRQHQFWKVELVSIVRPEDSDAELERKTRAAEAILEALELPYRKMLLCAGDMGFAARKTYDLEVWLPGQNSYREISSCSNCGDFQARRMNARFRREGAKGTEFVHTLNGSGLAVGRTLVAILENYQQADGSVDIPEALLPYMGGITRLTP
- a CDS encoding inorganic phosphate transporter; this translates as MHELAFPLLAGLVVLALAFDFLNGLHDAANSIATVVATRLLRPVQAVLFAAFFNFAAYFLSLAFPALHKVAETIGAGLIDKDLVTPAVVFGALVGAMFWNIVTWLKGIPSSSSHALVGGVVGAGVAHAGFEGIQWAGLNKTVIAIFLSPMLGMLLSMLVMLASSWALRGVTAKFAERSFRTLHLFSSAAYSLSHGLNDAQKTMGIIAVLLYSTGYMTGEFHVPHWVAFCCYIAIAFGTLSGGWKIIETMGGRITKLSHHQGFAASTGGSIMVFTASLLGIPVSTTHTITGSIIGAGVARRASAVRWGVAGNVVAAWFITIPASAVVAALFYSLTRLF
- the dksA gene encoding RNA polymerase-binding protein DksA yields the protein MPTQIADVGADALRQAKSNLDSDYIPSEDEPFMNERQQEYFRGLLLAWKKSILSEAESTLAHLQDGPLREPDLADRASSETDWAIELRTRDRQRKLIAKIDAAIRRIDEGEYGYCAVTGEPISLARLQARPIATMTLEAQERHERNERISRED
- a CDS encoding DUF47 family protein; this encodes MRQIAVLPYRFGGPGMDGPTEILLITSRGTGRWVIPKGNPLNGLPRHASAAIEAEEEAGVIGAVCPTPIGSYQYRKRRPNGASVMLDVEVFPLAVTRELGEWKEQNERERRWFAFDEAAKVVDEADLQALIRSFGDTGFRAVARSSGVVVNIAEKTGVSQMFAWFQRLLPKQGNFFDLFESHAATLAAGAEALARLLQGGEGMADHIQEIVEREHDADAITREVLQTVRRTFLTPFDRSAITDLIASMDDAIDEMQKTAGAVDLYDVREFYPEMRDIAGIIVDAARLTVEALPLLRNISANGARLHELTERLVRMEGHADEIHAAGLKRLFREHGETNTVHFMIARELYSHLERVVDRFEDVANEIDGLVIDHA
- a CDS encoding IS110 family transposase; this encodes MDNPIPQTIGIDISKATLDVYAHPAGCERQFTNTAKGHRELIDWLGQWQIDRIAYEATGAYHRQLEQALSDLPCVKLNPARARRFAQAIGTLAKTDKIDAVILARMATTLQPPVRPANTPKQAKLAELISARDGLVRDKIALQNQAKNLTLPLLKRQHKKRLDQIEQHIKQVDVELATIIAADAELARRHEIISSIAGVGTRTADQLVATMPELGALDPKQVASLAGLAPVARQSGQWKGRSFIQGGRANVRRALYMPALVAARYNPDLKAKYQSLIASGKPAKVAVVTLMRKLIVMVNALIKADRLWVEKRA
- a CDS encoding potassium channel family protein — encoded protein: MARRLSKSVQRQFDVLRRATRWPVWADLATRLGVAFLLIGIVVLVHWSDREGLQDLYDGDVSFLDVVYFTMISVTTTGFGDITPVSDRSRLMEAVIVTPIRIAVLFIFIGTAYQFVLKRTWEKWRMARIQAKLTDHIVVLGFGVSGSEAVKELIARGTDPARIVVIDQARGRINAAEHLGCNVLEGDASNDDTLIHIRIAQARSVLVSAGRDDTSILIVLTVRHLSPNVPISVVIRAQDNELLARQAGANNVINPVSFTGLLLAGSAEGAHVADYMADLAGIAGRVQLVERPVSDEEVGRSLEQLVTGGRGLRIYRDGKPYGFWEDEAKRLQAGDHVVEVVRCTPREATP
- the surE gene encoding 5'/3'-nucleotidase SurE; this translates as MRILLTNDDGYHAPGFAVLEAIARQLSDDIWVCAPAEEQSGAGHSLTLSQPVRVRQHGERRWSCTGTPTDSVMIAIGKLMPERPDLVLSGVNRGANLGDDVTYSGTVSAAIEGALAGIPAIALSQVYAREGMGDTVPFGAAEAWGAKVLAPLLKAPMTPRTLININFPALPADAVRGIRVTRQGFHDYGRGSIVEGTDPRGYTYYWFGLHGIEHSLGHDSDLEAIDDGYVSVTPLQLDLTHDASLAALRSAYES
- a CDS encoding DUF423 domain-containing protein; translated protein: MLGMLAAISAALAVAAGAFGAHGASGEQEADWLRTGGLYQLLHAVAVLAIMANARGPAIVLLAGSALFAATLYVMALGGPRWLGAVTPVGGALLIAGWLWAAWLFWQD